From the genome of Bos indicus x Bos taurus breed Angus x Brahman F1 hybrid chromosome 14, Bos_hybrid_MaternalHap_v2.0, whole genome shotgun sequence, one region includes:
- the MYC gene encoding myc proto-oncogene protein translates to MPLNVSFANKNYDLDYDSVQPYFYCDEEENFYHQQQQSELQPPAPSEDIWKKFELLPTPPLSPSRRSGLCSPSYVAVASFSPRGDDDGGGGSFSSADQLEMVTELLGGDMVNQSFICDPDDETLIKNIIIQDCMWSGFSAAAKLVSEKLASYQAARKDGGSPSPARGHGGCSTSSLYLQDLSAAASECIDPSVVFPYPLNDSSSPKPCASPDSTAFSPSSDSLLSSAESSPRASPEPLALHEETPPTTSSDSEEEQEDEEEIDVVSVEKRQPPAKRSESGSPSAGSHSKPPHSPLVLKRCHVSTHQHNYAAPPSTRKDYPAAKRAKLDSGRVLKQISNNRKCASPRSSDTEENDKRRTHNVLERQRRNELKRSFFALRDQIPELENNEKAPKVVILKKATAYILSVQAEQQKLKSEIDVLQKRREQLKLKLEQIRNSCA, encoded by the exons ATGCCCCTCAACGTCAGCTTCGCCAACAAGAACTATGACCTCGACTACGATTCGGTGCAGCCTTATTTCTACTGCGACGAGGAGGAGAACTTctaccaccagcagcagcagagcgaaCTGCAGCCGCCGGCGCCCAGCGAGGATATCTGGAAGAAATTCGAGCTGCTGCCCACCCCGCCCCTGTCCCCTAGCCGCCGCTCCGGGCTCTGCTCGCCGTCGTACGTCGCGGTCGCCTCCTTCTCGCCCAGGGGAGACGAcgacggcggcggcggcagcttCTCCTCAGCGGACCAGTTGGAGATGGTGACCGAGCTGCTAGGAGGCGACATGGTGAACCAGAGCTTCATCTGCGACCCCGACGATGAGACCCTCATCAAAAACATCATCATCCAGGACTGTATGTGGAGCGGCTTCTCGGCCGCCGCCAAGCTCGTCTCGGAGAAGCTGGCCTCTTACCAGGCTGCGCGCAAAGACGGCGGCAGCCCGAGCCCCGCCCGCGGGCACGGCGGCTGCTCCACCTCCAGCTTGTACCTGCAGGACCTGAGCGCCGCCGCCTCCGAATGCATCGACCCCTCGGTGGTCTTCCCCTACCCGCTCAACGACAGCAGCTCGCCCAAGCCCTGCGCCTCCCCGGACTCCACCGCCTTTTCTCCGTCCTCTGACTCTCTGCTCTCCTCTGCTGAGTCCTCCCCGCGGGCCAGTCCCGAGCCCCTGGCGCTCCATGAGGAGACCCCACCCACGACCAGTAGCGACTCTG aggAAGAACAAGAGGATGAGGAAGAAATTGATGTTGTTTCTGTGGAAAAGAGGCAGCCCCCTGCCAAAAGGTCAGAATCGGGGTCACCCTCTGCCGGCAGCCACAGCAAACCTCCTCACAGCCCGTTAGTCCTAAAGAGATGCCACGTGTCTACCCATCAGCACAATTACGCAGCGCCCCCCTCCACTAGGAAGGACTATCCCGCCGCCAAGAGGGCTAAGTTGGACAGTGGCAGGGTCCTGAAACAGATCAGCAACAACCGCAAATGTGCCAGCCCGAGGTCTTCGGACACGGAGGAGAATGACAAGAGGCGGACACACAACGTTTTGGAGCGCCAGAGGAGAAACGAGCTGAAACGCAGCTTTTTTGCTCTTCGTGACCAGATCCCAGAGTTGGAGAACAATGAAAAAGCCCCCAAGGTAGTTATCCTTAAAAAAGCCACAGCGTACATCCTGTCGGTCCAAGCAGAGCAGCAAAAGCTCAAGTCAGAAATAGACGTGTTGCAGAAGAGGCGAGAACAGTTGAAACTCAAACTTGAACAGATACGGAACTCTTGCGCCTAA